Proteins from one Egibacteraceae bacterium genomic window:
- a CDS encoding DNA adenine methylase, which yields MRPPLAYHGGKARLAHVIAGLLPPHRVYCEPFAGSLAVLFAKRPANIEMVNDLDSDLVNFWRQLRDRGPQLVDLLAMTPYARDEYHGAWQPTDDPLEQARRFWVRVQQGFAHKTGTRSGWQCSASDGRASTPKSATVLRKVAGLPETIDRLAPVLIDSRPAIDVIAMMDGPRTVHYCDPPYVQSSQSSRSGGAYRHTMTEDDHRGLADTLRACEGTVVLSGYPSPLYDALYGDWHRTQLPGRADTANRSRTTNERTEVLWSNRPLPAPDLTLF from the coding sequence ATGAGACCACCGTTGGCCTACCACGGCGGCAAGGCCAGACTCGCCCATGTCATCGCCGGTCTCCTGCCGCCACACCGGGTCTACTGCGAGCCGTTCGCTGGCAGCCTTGCGGTCCTGTTCGCCAAGCGGCCCGCCAACATCGAGATGGTCAACGACCTCGACAGCGACCTGGTCAACTTCTGGCGGCAGCTGCGCGACCGCGGTCCCCAACTCGTCGACCTGCTCGCTATGACCCCCTACGCCCGCGACGAGTACCACGGCGCATGGCAGCCCACCGACGACCCCCTGGAACAGGCACGCCGCTTCTGGGTGCGCGTCCAGCAAGGCTTCGCCCACAAGACCGGCACCCGCTCGGGCTGGCAATGCTCGGCCAGCGACGGCCGCGCCAGCACCCCGAAGTCCGCAACGGTGCTGCGCAAGGTCGCTGGGCTGCCCGAGACGATCGACCGGTTAGCCCCAGTCCTCATCGACAGCCGGCCCGCGATCGACGTCATCGCCATGATGGACGGGCCCCGCACCGTGCACTACTGCGACCCGCCCTACGTGCAATCGTCGCAGTCATCACGCTCAGGCGGTGCCTACCGGCACACGATGACCGAGGACGACCACCGGGGGCTCGCTGACACGCTGCGAGCATGCGAGGGCACGGTCGTGCTGTCCGGCTACCCCTCGCCGCTCTACGACGCGTTGTACGGCGACTGGCACCGCACGCAACTCCCCGGCCGCGCCGACACGGCCAACCGCTCAAGAACCACCAACGAGCGCACGGAGGTGCTGTGGAGCAACCGGCCGCTGCCCGCCCCTGACCTCACCCTGTTCTAG